The following DNA comes from Spirochaetota bacterium.
TGGCATTAATGTCAAATGAGGATATTGCCTCATCAATTGCTGCGCCTATATCAGTACCTGGAACTGGGATCAGACCGGGTTTAAGATCTGATAGAAACATCTGACAAGCCCCATAATCCAGCGTAAGCGGACACTGAATAAAGGCGGAACCGGAAAATGCCACAAGACCGATTCTATCACCCTGAACAACATTTATAAAATCCAATATCTCTCTCTTCGCTCGCTCAAGCCTACTTGGCTTGACATCCTCCACAAGCATACTAGGAGAGACATCCACCACTATCATTATGTCAACACCCTTCTGATTGACCTCCTGATAGTGACTTCCCCACCTAGGCCCAGACATAGCAACAATCATTAATCCCAGAGCAATAATGAGCAATAAATTCTTGAAAAAGTTTCTCCCCTTCCTCTCTTCACCGGTTAGATTAACTAATAGGTTGCTCTCAGCAAAGTGAGCAAGTGAATTCCTCTTCTTCCGTGACTCATATATCAAAGCAAGAAGTGCTAAGGGAAGAAGCGTGAGAAGACTAAGCGCCCATAAATGATCAAACTTCATGGTATCACCCTCAGGAAGGTTGCCTTTAGAAAGATCTCCAGCCCTATTATAATCAAGGCAGGGATTAAGAAATAGAGATAAAGTTCCTGAAAATGAAAAAACTCCTTAACGTCAATCTCTGTTTTTTCGGCCTTGTCTATTATGTCATATATCCCTGAGAGTTCTTCACTATCAGCCGCCCTGAAGTATTGTCCCCCACCTATACTGGCCACCTTTTGTAATGTCTTCTCATCCAGGTCTACACTCTGATTGACAAAACGGGTCCCCAAAAATGTTTCAACTTTAAATGGCGCCGGCCCCTTACCACCAACCCCTATTGAATAAATCTTTACTCCAAAGGCCCTCAGGGCATCAGCAGCCTGTTCAGGGCTAATCTCGCCGGCATTGTTTCTGCCATCTGTAAGAAGAATCAATATCTTTGACTTCGCCTTTAAATCCTTAAGTCTTTTGCCTCCAATGGCAATAGCTGAACCTAAAGCAGTGCTATCTCCTGCCATTCCAATCTCCATCCCTTCTACAAGATTCAGCAAGAGTCCCTTATCCATGGTCAAGGGAGACTGTGTAAAGGCCTCCTGCCCAAACACAACAAGACCTATTCTATCATGCTCCCTCTTTTTAATAAAATCGGTTACTACCTTTTTAACAGCAACAAGTCTTGTGACTCGCTCATCATTCAGTTTAAAATCATAAGCTCGCATGGAACCGGATGTATCCAGACACAACATGATGTCAACACCAGATGATCTAATA
Coding sequences within:
- a CDS encoding VWA domain-containing protein; the encoded protein is MKFDHLWALSLLTLLPLALLALIYESRKKRNSLAHFAESNLLVNLTGEERKGRNFFKNLLLIIALGLMIVAMSGPRWGSHYQEVNQKGVDIMIVVDVSPSMLVEDVKPSRLERAKREILDFINVVQGDRIGLVAFSGSAFIQCPLTLDYGACQMFLSDLKPGLIPVPGTDIGAAIDEAISSFDINAKTDRVILLITDGEDNEGKGLGAAEKAKAKGVKIFVFGIGDTSGGPIPSSDGAGGFQKDKKGKLILSKLDEESLKRIATTTGGDYVRAVAGDLDLDILYFDGIKYKTDAVTLKSGKIKVYEERFPIFLFAAFALLLMEAFIDVRRIPKL
- a CDS encoding VWA domain-containing protein; this encodes MMFTLAYPLFLLLLLIVALWSVLKYWKGNSTLSYSLTKRLIKLTGEYSHIIGRLPLIMRTISLVLLVFALARPQLYNVSKDIRSSGVDIMLCLDTSGSMRAYDFKLNDERVTRLVAVKKVVTDFIKKREHDRIGLVVFGQEAFTQSPLTMDKGLLLNLVEGMEIGMAGDSTALGSAIAIGGKRLKDLKAKSKILILLTDGRNNAGEISPEQAADALRAFGVKIYSIGVGGKGPAPFKVETFLGTRFVNQSVDLDEKTLQKVASIGGGQYFRAADSEELSGIYDIIDKAEKTEIDVKEFFHFQELYLYFLIPALIIIGLEIFLKATFLRVIP